ATCCTATGTTCAGCTCGATCTCCCTGGCGTATTAAcatttattgaatatatatatatatactagcGGACCCGACAGACGTTGTCCTGTACACACGTCTTtaatttcatactttttttaaTGAGCTGAAACAATCTGGACcgctttgatgaaaattattattgcaaAGTTATTActttgttaaataaataacagcaTCGTAAATGAAAACTTTAACTCATTATACAATGAATATGAGTTACTTattgataatgaatttttaattaattaactcaAAAGATTTATTATGACAAATTTTAGATAAAGAACATGTAATCGCATTttgtgagtttttttatttaatatctccaaaaatgaattaattgtcaataaaaataattaaaaaaattcaatcctcTAACTACACAAATAAACTTGAAGGTTATGTTGGTTGTTAATAAACGCAcgtgtaaattgaaaaagataattcataaaaaatatactcaCTTCGATTCCGCACTAAATTTACAATGTATAagttatttatatacacttCAAAActctttaaaaaataattacatttaatatttcaatcagcacatgaattgaataacaaaatttttttcaaattaatcgtAGCACCATCTGTCAGGACAaactaaaattgaaatagaatAATCTTGAATGCGATGATAGCGCCGTCCGCCGGATCTAATGTAAAACATTCCAAAATCAACAACtccttataaataataaattaattgaaaaaacattttccagtAGACCAAACTGTAAATCTAAACCATTCTCAAATCTCCACGAACacacacaaaaaatttcatcaaaattggTCCAGTCGTTTAGGAGGAGTTCAGTcacatacacacgcacacaagaaatatatatattaagatatatttataatattgaatGCGATGATAGCGCCATCCGTCAAATCTGATGTAAAAcattccaaaatcaaaaactccttacaaataaaaatcaattaaaaaaacatctgaattcacaaaattatttatacacacttcaaaactcttcaaaaaataattacatttaatattttaatcagcacatgaattgaataacaaaatttttttcaaattaatcgtAGCACCATCTGTCAGGACAaactaaaattgaaatagaatAATATTGAATGCGATGATAGCGCCGTCCGCCGGATCTAATGTAAAACATTCCAAAATCAACAACTCCTTATAGAtaagaaattaattgaaaaaacattttccagtAGACCAAACTGTAAATCTAAACCATTCTCGAATCTCCACGAACacacacaaaaaatttcatcaaaattggTCCAGTCGTTTAGGAGGAGTTCAGTcacatacacacgcacacaagaaatatatatattaagaCTAGCGGACCCGACAGACGTTGTCCTGTACACACGTCTTTAATTTCATACTTCTTTTAATGAGCTGAAACAATCTGGACcgctttgatgaaaattattattgaaaagttattactttgttaaataaataacagcaTCGTAAATGAAAACTTCAACTCATTTTAATGAAAGGTGAAAAAGCTTACACTCAAAACAttttataacatatatatttatttatttttaatttacaaaAACTTAATTTAGCGTAATGCCATTGGATGTACAATATTTTCAGTTAGTCCATGAGGAgtataaacaaacaaactcgATGGTTTTCCAACTCTGGAACACGCAACGTACAATTGGCCGTGAGAAAAACACGGATTTTCTAAATCTAAGCCACAAAATGTCATCGTTTGACCTTGTGACTTATTAATAGTCATAGCATATGCCAAACGGATCGGAAATTGTAAGCGTTTAAATGGTATAGGTGAATCTGAAGGAATCATTGGGATCCGCGGTAAAAGTACAATTTCACCTTGGAATTTTCCAGATAAAATATTCGCTTCAATAATGTTgcccatgattttttttataactaatCGCGTGCCATTACACAATCTCGGGGCATCTAAATTACGAAGCAAAATTATAGGTGAGCCAATCTTCAGTCGCAAATTATGTGGTGGCATTCCAGGTAAATctaaagaattcaaaaattctactGGATAGTTGACCACTTCGTCAGGATCAACAACGGTGTCAATTGATTTAAATGTAATTTCATTACCAGGCAATGACTGTtgtattttgaaattgatggCGTCTACATCTAAATTTTTTGCAGCTAAAATAGCTCGCTCTTGTAGCCATTCATGATTAGTATAGTCATATCTTGAATCTGGAAAGATActatttattaattcatcTTTGGTAGCCACCATGTTGCAAAAGTTCTCtggaaatttaataaattgggTATCTTCATACAGTTGAATTTTACCGTTGCCAATGTCTAACAATTGTTCAGAGAATCCTGACGCTAATGGATCATTTTGTAGTTGAACGCGCATATTGATAGTAAGGCTCAATTTACTGACACTCCGCCATAGATAAGATTCCTTCAAACATGCGTTTACTTCGTCTGCATATGTCGCACGTGGAATTACTGGCAATGTTTGCCTGAAATCACCAGACAGTAGCAGTAGAGCACCACCGAAAAGCCTAGTATTATCTTTGATATCCTTCAGGGACCTGTCGAGAGCTTCAAGCGAATGCTTGTGGGCCATTGTACATTCATcccaaataataattttgcatTTTCTCAAAACTTCAGCCATGCCGAAATGCTTCTTTATGTTACACATTGCTTCGGGATTTGTATGAACATTCAAAGGTAACTTAAGTGCTGAATGCGCAGTCCGTCCACCATCAAGTAACGTCGCTGCAATGCCTGATGAAGCAATGGCCAATGCAATATGATTTTGTGATCGAATGCGCGCAAGTATCAGTGAGATGAGAAAGGTTTTACCAGTGCCACCTGGTGcatccaaaaaaaagaatccaccTTGTTGTGCTGCAATTGATACGTTAATTTGATCATATACATTTCGTTGTTCAGCTGTAAGCAATTGTTCATTATTAGCAACAAAAGTAGCCAACGAAGTCTTATCAAACTGGTGTTCACGTTGAACATCACTGTTGATGATATCTACTGCTGGGCGGTTCGGCGCCGGCATGCCAAAATGGATGAGTGGCATGTTTGAAATAAGAATACAAATATCCTCAATCATAATTAAAGCCTCATTGTATATTTCTGCGGAGAATTGACTATCAGGATTTTAATCGTAGCACCATCTGTCAGGACAaactaaaattgaaatagaatAATATTGAATGCGATGATAGCGCCGTCCGCCGGATCTAATGTAAAACATTCCAAAATCAACAACTCCTTATAGAtaagaaattaattgaaaaaacattttccagtAGACCAAACTGTAAATCTAAACCATTCTCGAATCTCCACGAACacacacaaaaaatttcatcaaaattggTCCAGTCGTTTAGGAGGAGTTCAGTcacatacacacgcacacaagaaatatatatattaagatATGCGAAACTTATCTTAATTATAACGTGCGATGCTCACAACTGCCCAGGGAGAAGAGACGGATCTTAATTTCGCCTTTCGGCACCTTCCTCCTAATTCCCCCCTACTCTTACCtatctcttcctcttttcatgtttttcctttttcaatcagTCATGTTTGACCCGTTACATCATCCCCCTTTGCATGGAGCGCACTTGTCAAGCTGCATGCACAATCTTTTCCTATCTTTGACGTCATATTCTTACTTAAACAATACAATATAATTACTTACATACTAACAAAAAGAACATTGACTACCCTACAACTACAAACTAATTATTCGCCTAGACAGTAGCGGCGTTTGGAGGTAGGTGCGACTTGTCAGCGTGTTGAGTAGCCTGATAATACATTCGCAAGCTTGCACGATTATATGTCCCTCTGACCTTGTTTTGGTCATCTCGTTCCGCTAACACAAACGCGTTACCACCAACTGTTTTAATAATTCGATATGGACCCTCAAACAAGTGAAAGAATTTGTGTGTCACTCTTTCTATGGCATTCGATTGGTGAGGCACTCGCAGCAGAACCAAATCACCATTCGTCAACTGGATTCGGCTCTTAGTTTTTTGTTGCCCTTTCCTTTGATTAAAACATTTCTCAAGACGCTCCTTTGCCAACATAATCTTTACCTCATGAGCTTGCTCAATTG
This region of Athalia rosae chromosome 7, iyAthRosa1.1, whole genome shotgun sequence genomic DNA includes:
- the LOC125501693 gene encoding ATP-dependent DNA helicase pif1-like, whose product is MIEDICILISNMPLIHFGMPAPNRPAVDIINSDVQREHQFDKTSLATFVANNEQLLTAEQRNVYDQINVSIAAQQGGFFFLDAPGGTGKTFLISLILARIRSQNHIALAIASSGIAATLLDGGRTAHSALKLPLNVHTNPEAMCNIKKHFGMAEVLRKCKIIIWDECTMAHKHSLEALDRSLKDIKDNTRLFGGALLLLSGDFRQTLPVIPRATYADEVNACLKESYLWRSVSKLSLTINMRVQLQNDPLASGFSEQLLDIGNGKIQLYEDTQFIKFPENFCNMVATKDELINSIFPDSRYDYTNHEWLQERAILAAKNLDVDAINFKIQQSLPGNEITFKSIDTVVDPDEVVNYPVEFLNSLDLPGMPPHNLRLKIGSPIILLRNLDAPRLCNGTRLVIKKIMGNIIEANILSGKFQGEIVLLPRIPMIPSDSPIPFKRLQFPIRLAYAMTINKSQGQTMTFCGLDLENPCFSHGQLYVACSRVGKPSSLFVYTPHGLTENIVHPMALR